One segment of Erigeron canadensis isolate Cc75 chromosome 2, C_canadensis_v1, whole genome shotgun sequence DNA contains the following:
- the LOC122588004 gene encoding uncharacterized protein LOC122588004, whose amino-acid sequence MKKYKCTISHHQARRARTYALTEYEKTLEEHYGMLRSYGEAILRTNPGSTVQLGTTTNPDDKCYFDRFYICLSGVKEGWRFGCRKIVALDGCFLKKPCSGELLSAVGRDGNNQVYPIAWAIVNGLIEVVRDVMPRAEHRQYARHIYENFRKVYSGVEFRNLFWKAAKSSYQAQYESVMREIQVVNPNAYRYLLHRNPRSWCRAFFEIHRGCEAVENGFSECWNSVLLKVRNKTIITLLEALRVIVMLRLESLRELSQGWEHDVCPSIRKKLEAIKNERTCWLTIHAGGSLFEVRNYNNAYTVDMDE is encoded by the exons ATGAAAAAGTATAAATGTACCATTTCACATCATCAAGCCAGGAGAGCAAGAACATATGCTTTGACAGAGTATGAAAAAACTTTGGAGGAGCATTATGGAATGTTAAGGTCTTATGGTGAAGCAATATTGAGAACAAATCCAGGCTCTACAGTGCAGTTGGGTACTACAACCAATCCAGATGATAAGTGTTATTTTGATAGATTCTACATTTGTTTATCTGGTGTGAAAGAAGGATGGAGGTTTGGGTGTAGAAAGATTGTAGCTTTGGATGGGTGTTTTTTGAAGAAGCCATGTAGTGGTGAGCTCTTAAGTGCAGTTGGAAGGGATGGAAACAACCAAGTATACCCAATTGCTTGGGCAATTGTGAAt GGCTTAATTGAGGTTGTCAGGGATGTCATGCCAAGAGCAGAACATAGACAATATGCTAGGCACATCTATGAAAACTTCAGAAAGGTGTATAGTGGTGTTGAGTTCAGGAACCTATTTTGGAAAGCTGCCAAGTCATCATACCAAGCACAATATGAGTCTGTCATGAGAGAAATCCAGGTAGTTAATCCTAATGCATATAGATATTTGTTACACAGAAATCCTAGGTCTTGGTGTAGGGCTTTTTTTGAAATCCATAGAGGATGTGAGGCAGTTGAAAATGGTTTTAGTGAATGTTGGAACTCTGTCTTGTTGAAAGTTAGGAACAAAACAATAATCACTCTGCTAGAAGCATTGAGAGTAATTGTTATGCTTAGGTTAGAGTCTTTGAGGGAGTTAAGTCAAGGTTGGGAGCATGATGTGTGTCCATCTATTAGGAAAAAACTAGAAGCCATAAAGAACGAGAGGACTTGTTGGTTGACTATACATGCTGGTGGTAGTTTATTTGAGGTTAGAAATTACAATAATGCATACACTGTGGACATGGATGAATAA
- the LOC122588003 gene encoding uncharacterized protein LOC122588003 produces MPDLLFSHETVIGNAGLGLISETDTPTAGLGSKTTKQEDEVQGVPFRNLITDDNTLTMIYHLGEAQFEVKFETTFTDQLLSLTQSQCFYQGSNQPQNNEDDQYNEDDEDNYDDDEDNEDVHVQHDDEIDPMGVGSSDEAPYRSDDTMDGYSVNGDVSGDEEEERDHPQGPLEHEQYLDLGDDNDDQLMPFNEVQEDVALEHKRKQRTYCYGYEANIVESTVHDQGEEIKNYRGVMDRVPCMWVVVGSSKNRLGLFRITKWVESHNCYGEVISNNNRCMTASMVASEILPNVREELTYKVRQIQAQVKTSFNVDVSYAKVWNARRIAIERLYGTWPSNFDALPKYVAELQRANLNTIVEWLHSPTSSSNIHTFKFVFWAFRSAIRAFQRCILVIFVDGTHLKGSYKGKLLTVVTKNANGQLLPIAFGLVDEESNESWAWFLNLFEEHVGSQRQGDLCIISDRHQGILNAVNQIEGWHHRYCLRHVCSNVNSHLKNRKIKNLAWVIGSTSQSSKYTWAINQVKGEDDVVWPYLRNIGLDKWTLRHDSGFVVGVT; encoded by the exons ATGCCGGACTTGCTATTCTCACACGAGACCGTCATTGGCAATGCCGGACTCGGTTTGATTAGCGAGACCGACACTCCCACTGCCGGCCTCGGTTCAAAGACGACAAAGCAAGAGGACGAGGTGCAG GGTGTTCCCTTTAGGAATTTAATTACAGATGATAATACTTTGACAATGATTTATCATCTGGGTGAAGCGCAATTTGAAGTGAAGTTCGAGACTACTTTTACAGACCAGTTGTTAAGCTTGACTCAAAGCCAATGTTTTTATCAAGGGAGTAACCAGCCACAAAATAACGAAGATGATCAATATAACgaagatgatgaagacaattacgatgatgatgaagataacgAAGATGTCCATGTTCAAcatgatgatgaaattgatcCAATGGGTGTTGGATCAAGTGACGAGGCACCTTATAGAAGTGATGATACCATGGACGGCTATAGTGTTAATGGGGATGTATctggagatgaagaagaagaaagggacCATCCACAAGGTCCTTTGGAGCATGAACAATACCTTGATCTTGGcgatgataatgatgatcaaCTAATGCCATTCAATGAAGTTCAAGAAGATGTG GCTTTGGAACATAAGAGAAAACAGAGAACTTATTGTTATGGATATGAGGCCAACATTGTGGAAAGCACAGTGCATGACCAGGGGGAAGAAATCAAGAATTATCGTGGTGTTATGGACCGGGTCCCGTGTATGTGGGTTGTAGTTGGATCAAGCAAAAACAGATTAGGATTGTTTCGGATCACAAAGTGGGTGGAGAGTCACAATTGCTATGGAGAGGTGATATCTAACAACAACAGATGTATGACAGCAAGTATGGTTGCTTCTGAAATTTTGCCTAACGTGCGGGAAGAATTAACTTATAAAGTTAGACAGATCCAGGCGCAAGTAAAAACATCTTTCAATGTGGATGTGAGCTACGCCAAGGTGTGGAATGCAAGAAGGATAGCAATTGAAAGGTTGTATGGAACTTGGCCGAGTAACTTTGATGCACTACCCAAGTATGTTGCTGAATTACAACGTGCTAACCTAAACACTATTGTGGAATGGCTCCATTCTCCAACCAGTTCAAGCAATATACATACATTCAAGTTTGTATTTTGGGCATTTAGATCGGCAATTAGGGCATTCCAACGTTGTATTCTGGTGATCTTTGTTGATGGCACTCATTTGAAAGGCAGCTACAAGGGTAAGTTGCTAACTGTAGTGACGAAGAACGCCAATGGACAACTATTGCCGATCGCTTTTGGCTTGGTTGATGAAGAGTCTAATGAAAGTTGGGCATGGTTTCTAAATCTCTTTGAAGAGCATGTCGGATCGCAGCGACAGGGTGATTTGTGTATCATTTCAGACCGTCACCAAGGCATTCTTAATGCAGTGAACCAAATTGAGGGGTGGCATCATCGGTATTGTTTGAGGCACGTTTGTAGCAACGTGAACTCTCACTTAAAGAACAGGAAAATCAAAAATCTGGCTTGGGTTATCGGTTCCACTTCCCAATCATCCAAGTATACTTGGGCAATTAATCAAGTCAAAGgtgaagatgatgttgtttgGCCGTATTTGAGAAACATTGGTTTGGATAAGTGGACTCTAAGGCACGACTCGGGGTTCGTCGTTGGGGTAACTTAA